In the Streptomyces sp. NBC_00193 genome, AACGACGACCGTGCCTGCCCGGGCGATCGCCTCCAACCCGTATGGCGCGGTCAGTTCGAGTCCGCCGGTGGTCCTCAGCGGACCGTCCTCACCGGCGCACACGAGCAGTCGGTAGCGTGGAACTCCCGCGTCCTGCCGGTCAATGCCGAACACGGAAAGTGGAATGGAGCTCTCGAAGATCGGTCCGCCGCTGAAGAGCAGCACCGCGACGATCTCCCTGCGGCGACGCCCCGCGAGCTTCCTGCCGTCAACGACGACGGCGGTGGAATCCTGGCTCATGGCGCTAAGCCCCCCTTGGGTGTCGCGACTCCTTGGTCTGGTCGCACCTGCACGTATCCCCTCGGCCTTGCACGTGGCTCCCCCGCCGTAAATACATGATCGAATCTACTGCGTCCCGTGGTGTCGGCGTGACAAGTTCAGCACGCAGCGCTATGTCGACTTGGCAACTTGGCGAAAAGCATTCGATCAGGAAGCGTTCCACTCCGCTACCCGGGTGGAAAGCGCACTGTCCGGCCATGGCCAGTACTCGTAGGGTCAAAGACCCCTTGTGGCGCCGTAGTCGCTGATGGTGAGGGGGGTGGGGGGACATTCCGGCAAGGGGGGTGACGTGCCGGGAAGTTGGCTGAAAACATGCGGGTGTGGATGTGCGAATCAGTCAGTCGTGAGGGGACATCCCGCCGGAAACCTGACATCCGCGCTGGCTTCCGGTTCCGGCACGCGAGTGCCGGCCCCGGTGCACGGGCGTCAATCGGTCCTCCGAGGGGACCCGGGCGGCATTCCGCTCCGCCTGTTCGGAGTGGCGCAGCAGCACCCGGCAGGCCGCCGTGACGGCCGCCAGGCCGAGGGTGGCGACGGCGGCCCCGCCGAAGGAGGTCCCGTAGACGACGAGGACCACGGGGACGAGCAGGCAGCTGAAGGCCGCCCAGCGCACCACGTCACCCGCGGGGTCCTCGTGGGGCCGCCGGGCGACCTGCACGGACGAGTGAAGGGGAGGGGGCGGCATGTGGACGGACTGCGTCGGCTGAGCGGGCGACTGAGCGGGCTGGACGGGGTGAACCGGATGACCGGGCACGGCGTGCTCCCTGCGGGCTCTTCCTGGACGGTCGGACTCGTGTCCAACGGCGTGCGGCGCGGCTCGGTCACTGCGCGCACGGGTGGCGCACACCCGATGGGGTGCACCTCGTCACTGGCTGTAGGGGGCAGCGGACATTGCCAAGGAGGCGTGGCTGCGGCATGCTCCCTGGGACGCTCTCCAAGGGCGGCATGACCTGTGCAGCACAGGAGTGTCGCCGTACCCTGGTGGGTATGGGCTTGGGAAGATGCTTCCCGGACAGAGCTCGGTCACACTGAGTTGTCGTTTTCTGGAATCGTCCCGCTTGAATCGTCGCTTCCGCCTATTGGCGCCCCGTCCCCTTGTCCCTTCCCCTGAGGACCTCTTCGCCGAGACACCCATGGCCGGTCACGAATTCTCCGAACCCGCGGACCGCAAGCGCAAACGCCTCGCCGATCCAGAATCGGCCGACCTGCGCGCGGTGGAACAACCACGTCATCCCTGCGACCCGGCCTTCCGGCACGGGGTCGTGGTGGGCTTCGACGGCTCCACGTCCAGTGAGCGCGCCCTCGCGTACGCGATCGGCATGGCCCGTCGCTCGGGCTCCGGTCTGATCATCGTCCACGTCGCGAACCGGCTGCCCACCACCGTGTGGGCCGGCTGCGAGCCGCCGGTCTTCGTGGACGTGCCGGACCACCGGACCGAGGTGCTGGGGCTGGAGCTGGCCTGCGCCGACTACCTGTCCGAGGTTCCGTGGATCCTCGTCGAGCGGGGCGGGGACATCTGCCACGAGCTGGAGGAGGTCGGCCGGGAGTACTCGGCGGACGCCATCGTGGTCGGCTCCACGCACGGGATCGTCGGCCGGATCTTCGGATCGGTGGCGGGCCGGCTGGCGAAGCGGGCGCAGCGACCCGTCGTTGTCATCCCGTAACCGACTGTATGTCGATTGTGCGGTTGTGCACCCCCATGTAAGGGGTAGATAAAGGCTGCTGGGACGCAGCAAACAACTGCAGATCGAAGGGAGCCCGCCGTGGACAATGGTGTCTCTGCGGGAAGCACGGCCTCGACTTCGACCCTCGGGCACATCGCCCTGGGTCTCACCCTTCTCGCGTTCGGTATCGGCAACACCGGCATCATCGACGGTGTGACCGTGGCCAACTCCGTGTCGCTCGCGACGTTCCTCGGCGGACTCGCCCTGTTCGTCCTCGGAATCCTCGAATACCGCGGCGGCAACGGCTTCAACGGCACGGCCTTCGCCGGCATCGGCGCCTTCTGGTTCACCTGGGCCAACGGGGCCGACGGAAAGGTTTCGGCACACGCGGCCGGACTGTTCCTCGTCCTGTTCGCCATGCTGGCACTGACCCTCACCGCCTCGGCCTCGGGCGGGCTGTTCGGGCAGGGCGTGTACGGCCTGTTCACCCTCTCCCTGCTGCTCCTGGCGATAGGCACCTTCGCCGAGAGCGACGGACTGGCCAAGGCGGCCGGCTGGGTGGCGGCGCTCTCCGGACTGCTGGCCTGGTACGGGGCCACCGCGGCGCTGGCGAGCTGGCCGATGGCCTTCGGGAAGGGTTCGCGCGGCGCGGTCGCCGCGAGCTGACGGTTCACGCACCGTCCGTACGAAAAGGCCCCCGGGGGATCCCCGGGGGCCTTCCTCGTGCGTGCGGCCTATGCGGTCTGCGCGACCTACTCGACCGTGACGGACTTCGCCAGGTTGCGCGGCTTGTCGATGTCCCGGCCCATGGCGAGGGCGGTGTGGTACGCCAGCAGCTGCAGCGGGATGCCCATCAGGATCGGGTCCAGCTCGTCCTCGTTCTTGGGCACGAGGATCGTGTGGTCGGCCTTCTCCTGCTTGGTGTGGGCGACCGCAAGGATCCGGCCGCTGCGGGCCTTGATCTCCTCGAGCGCCGCGCGGTTCTTCTCCAGCAGGTCGTCGTCCGGGACGATCGCGACCGTCGGCAGCGAAGGCTCGATGAGCGCGAGCGGACCGTGCTTGAGCTCGGAGGCCGGGTAGGCCTCGGCGTGGATGTAGGAGATCTCCTTGAGCTTCAGGGAGGCCTCCAGGGCCACCGGGTAGCCCCGGACGCGACCGATGAACATCATCGACTTGGCCTCGGCGTACTCGGCGGCCAGCTTCTTGATGTCCTCCTCGCCGTCCAGGATCTCCTGGATCTGCGCGGGCAGCTTGCGCAGGCCGTCGATGATCCGCTTGCCGTCGGTGACGGACAGGTCGCGGATGCGGCCCAGGTGCACGGCGAGCAGCGCGAAGGCGACGACCGTGTTGGTGAAGCACTTGGTGGAGACGACGCAGACCTCGGGGCCGGCGTGCACGTACACGCCGCCGTCGGCGGCGCGGGCGATCGCGGAGCCGACCACGTTGACCACGCCGAGGACGCGGGCGCCCTTGCGCTTGAGCTCCTGCACCGCCGCGAGCACGTCGTACGTCTCACCGGACTGGGAGACCGCGATGTAGAGGGTGTCGGGGTCCACGACCGGGTTGCGGTAGCGGAACTCGGAGGCGGGCTCGGCGTCGGCGGGGATGCGGGCCAGGCTCTCGATGAGGCCCGCACCGATCATGCCGGCGTGGTACGAGGTGCCGCAGCCCAGGATCTTGACGCGGCGGATGCCGCGCGCCTCGCGCGGGTCCAGGTTCAGGCCGCCCAGGTGGACGGTGCTGAAGCGGTCGTCGATCCGCCCGCGCAGGACGCGGTCGACCGCGTCGGCCTGCTCGGAGATCTCCTTGTGCATGTACGTGTCGTGGCCGCCCATGTCGTAGGAGGCGGCCTCCCACTCCACGGTCTCGGGCGTGGCGGTGGTCGTCGTACCGGAGGTGGTGTAGGTCCGGAAGTCGTCGGCCTTCAGCGTCGCCATCTCGCCGTCGTCGAGGGTGACGATCTGGCGGGTGTGGGCGACGAGCGCGGCGATGTCCGAGGCGACGAACATCTCCTTCTCGCCGATGCCGAGGACGACCGGGGAGCCGTTGCGGGCCACGACGATGCGGTCGGGGAAGTCGGCGTGCATGACGGCGATGCCGTAGGTGCCCTCGACGACCTTGAGCGCCTCGCGGACCTTCTCCTCCAGGGTTTCGGCCTGGGCGCCTGCGATGAGGTGGACGAGCACCTCGGTGTCGGTCTCCGAGAGGAAGACGACCCCGTCGGCCTCCAGCTTGGAGCGCAGCTCGGAGGCGTTGTCGACGATGCCGTTGTGGACGACGGCGACCTTGTTGTCGGCGTCCAGGTGCGGGTGGGAGTTCAGGTCGCTCGGGGCGCCGTGGGTGGCCCAGCGGGTGTGGGCGATGCCGGTGGTGCCGGCGAAGCGCTTGGGGACCCGGGACTCCAGCTCGCGTACGCGGCCCTTGGCCTTGACGACCTTCAGGGCCGCGGCCTTCGGGCTGTTGACGACGATGCCCGCGGAGTCGTACCCGCGGTACTCCAGCCGCTGCAGGCCCTCCAGCAGCAGCGGTGCCACGTCACGCTTGCCGATGTAACCCACGATTCCGCACATAAGGTCTTTCCCCTCCTGAAGTTCGGTTGCTCTTGCCGCTGCCCCTGCAGCGCCCCGGCGCGTGGCCGGGGTGGTGCTCAGCCGTAGACGATGCGGCGCAGTTGCCGGAGCGAGAGCTCCGGCGGTGCGACCGCGCGGTGCGGCAGTTCGGCCGCGATCCGCTCGAAGATGTCCGCGTTGACCGCGCCCCCGGACTGGAGCTCACGGTGGCGCCGACGGACGAACTCCTCGGTGCTCTCGTCGAAGTACGCGAGGACGTCGAGCACCACTCGGGCGGCTTCGCCCCGCTGGAGCGAGGTGCTGCGCACCAAGTGGTCGACGAGGTCCTCGTGCGACGGGCGGCGGTCGGGCATCCGTCGATATTGGCGGTACGAGCGGCAGAACGCAAAAATCCTGCCCGAAATCGGGCAGGATCGCGCTGGTCTGGACCAGAGGAGGGGGGAATTCCGGTCTTAGGTGGTCAGAAACGACCCAAAATCGCCGCTTTCGCCGTCGTGAACTCGTCGGCCGTGAGGATCCCCGCCTGATGCAGCTCCCCCAGCTCGCGCAGTCGGCGCAGCAGGGCGTCGTGGTCCTCCGCCGGGGCGGCGGCCGGGGCCGCCGCGGCAACGGGAGGAAGGGCCGGGGCGAGGGGCGGGGCGAGGGCCTGGCCGGGCTCCGGCGCGGGTTCCTGCGCGGGCGCCGCCGGGTGCGGCATGCGCACCGCGACCGCCGCCGCGACCAGTGCCATCAAGGGGTCCTTCTTGAAGCCGAACAGCTCCACCGTGTACGGGTCGTACTTCGGCGCCGCGCTCTGGCCGGCGCCGGCCAGAGCGAAGCGGATCCACCCGTTCTCCAGCCCCCGGGACGGGGCCCACTCCACCGACCGCAGGTCCGCGACCCGGAACTCCCGGGCCCCGCCGGACCGTTTCGCCTCCTCCGTCGTCCAGTTCCACTCCAGGGACACCCGGTCCCCGTCGAAGGCCGCCGTCCCGTCGCCCGCGCCGACCGTGATCGGCACCGCCGGGCCCGGCAGGAGGTAGGAGTCGGCGGGCCCGGGGTCCACCTGGTCCAGCAGCAGGGCATTGCGCACCTCGTCCACGAAGTACTCCGCCACCCCGCCGCGGTCCGGCTCCACGGTCAGCCGGTACGGGTCGGAGGCCTCCGGCAGCCGGCCGCCCGTCACCTGGAGCAGCGGGTCGGCGCCGTCACGCAGCCGCAGGCGCAGCCGGCCCGCCTTGCGGCCCGGTTCGTAGGAGATCCCGGCCAGCGCGCGCAGCGGGACGAGTACCTCGCCCAGTGTCTGGCGCAGCAGGCCCACCCCCTTGTCGCGGCCCGGCACGATGCGCACCGCGTCCCCGTCGAAGGTCCATGTGCCGTCCTTCTGGATGATTTCCGCCATCCTCGGATTCTTGCACCGGCCCCACGGGCCCGGTTGGCCTATACCTATGCGCATGAGAGTCCCGCGACGCGTGCTCGCCGCCCTCCTCGCCCTCGCCGCCGTCCCCGCGGCCGCCTCCTGCAGCAGTGCCGCCAGGGGGGACGACGCCCGGCCGGGCGACGAGCCCCCGGCCGCGCTCGCGCCCTACGAACGGCTCCTGCCGGCGCCCGTCTCCGCCCGGGCCGAAGGGCCGGGGTACTCCTTCGGTCCGGGCACGGTCATCCGTACGGGCATCCGTAGGGGCCTCTCCGACGACGAGGAGGTCCGCAGGGTCGGCGAACTCCTCGCCGAGCAGCTGCGCGGCCCCAGCGGGCTGCCGCTGCCCGTGGTCGACGGCGCGGAGGGCGACGGGATCCGGCTGCGGATCGACGGATCCACCGGGGACGCGCAGGATGCGGCGGGGGAGGAGGGCTACCGGCTGGAGTCCGGGCCCGGCGGGGTCACCCTCACCGCCCGTACGCCCGCGGGCCTCTTCCACGCCGGGCAGACGCTGCGCCAGCTCCTGCCGGTGTCCGGGCCGGGGACGGTGCCGGGCGGCACGGTCACGGACGCGCCGCGCTTCGCGTACCGGGGGGCGATGGTGGACGTGGCCCGGCACTTCTTCACGGTGGAGCAGGTCAAGAGGTACGTCGACCAGCTCGCGCAGTACAAGGTCAACACCCTGCACCTGCACCTGACCGACGACCAGGGCTGGCGCCTCGCGATCGACTCCTGGCCGCGGCTGGCGGAGTACGGGGGCGCGAGCGAGGTCGGCGGCGGCCCCGGCGGGCACTGGACGAAGGACGAGTACCGGGACCTGGTGGCGTACGCCTCGGAGCGGTACGTGGACGTGGTCCCGGAGATCGACATGCCCGGCCACGTGAACGCCGCGCAGGCCGCCTACGCGGAGCTGAACTGCGACGGGAAGGCGCGCGAGCGCTACACCGGGATCAAGGTCGGCTTCAGCTCGCTGTGCGTGGGCAAGGAGCGGACCTACGAGTTCATCGACCAGGTGCTGGGGGAGCTCGCGGAGCTGACCCCGGGCAAGTACCTGCACATCGGCGGCGACGAGGCCCACTCCACGCCCGCGGCGGACTACGCGGCCTTCATGGACCGGGCCCAGGCGGTCGTGGCCGAGCACGGCAAGACGGTGGTGGCCTGGCACCAGCTCGCGACGGCCCGCCCGGCCCCGGGGGCGGTGCTCCAGTACTGGGGCCACGACCGCACGGCGGCCGCCGAGAAGGCGGCGGTGACCGCGGCGGCCAAGGCGGGCAGCCCGGTGATCCTGTCCCCGGCGGACCGGCTCTACCTGGACATGAAGTACGACAAGGAGACGAAGCCGGGACTGGCCTGGGCCGGGTACGTACCGGTGCGCCGCGCCTACGACTGGGACCCGGGCACCTACCTGCCGGGCCTCCCGGAGTCGGCGGTCCTCGGAGTGGAGGCCCCCCTGTGGACGGAGACCATCGCGACGCGGGGGGACTGGGAACTGATGGCCTTCCCCCGCGTACTGGGCCTGGCGGAACTGGGCTGGTCCCCGGCCACCACCCGCGACTGGACCTCGTACGCCCGACGCCTGTCGGCCCAGGGACCCCGCCTGGACGCCCAGGACGTCACCTTCTACCAGGCGCCGGACGTCCCGTGGTCCTGACGACGGCTTGCGGAGCGCCCGTTCCGCCGAGCTGACGCTCCGTCTAGGATCCCGAAGTGGCGCGGCTGTTCCACCCGTTGAGAGGCGTACCTCCGTGGAGAAGGAACCCATATGCGGAAGCTGCGGCCAGATCGTCAGGGTCGAGCAGGACAGGATCCTCCCGCATTGGCTCTCGCGGGACATGCCCTTCCGCTGCGCGGCGTCCGGACGGCAGGCTCTGGGGTTCCTGGCCAAGGAAGACCCGCTGCTGCGCAGGTACCGGCGCACCCGGGCGACGCCGGCGACGCTCAGGGGCAGGAGCGGCTACGTCCACCGGGTCTTCCACGACGAATCCCGACGGTCCTCGCGGGCGGAGGACAACACGCCTGTGCCGGCACCCCCCTGGCTTCCCGCCCAGGGCGGCGGTCACCTTCCGGCCGTCGCCCTGCCCGGTAGCGGCCCGACCGGCATCTGGCTGCCCCGGCGCAGCATGCGGGACCACGAGCGGCTGGTCGCCGGTCTCCTGCCCACCACGCACAGCCTCCAGTGGAACGGCGACAGGAAGTGCTGGACGTTCGCCAAGCGGCACTTCCTGAGCGTCACGGGGAAGCTGCTGCGCTCTCACGAGCGGATCGTCCTCGGACGTGAGTACAACCCGGACGAGAAGTGCAACGCGGCGTGCAAGGGCGCACGCCTGCCCGAGTGCACGTGCTCGTGCCGGGCGAAGTACCACGGCCGCGGAGGGTGGATGCGCGGCTGGACGCCGGTGGAGGAGTTCGACAGCCGCTACCGGGGTGCGGCGTGGCACTGGACGGTCTTCACCCGG is a window encoding:
- a CDS encoding DUF4429 domain-containing protein; the encoded protein is MAEIIQKDGTWTFDGDAVRIVPGRDKGVGLLRQTLGEVLVPLRALAGISYEPGRKAGRLRLRLRDGADPLLQVTGGRLPEASDPYRLTVEPDRGGVAEYFVDEVRNALLLDQVDPGPADSYLLPGPAVPITVGAGDGTAAFDGDRVSLEWNWTTEEAKRSGGAREFRVADLRSVEWAPSRGLENGWIRFALAGAGQSAAPKYDPYTVELFGFKKDPLMALVAAAVAVRMPHPAAPAQEPAPEPGQALAPPLAPALPPVAAAAPAAAPAEDHDALLRRLRELGELHQAGILTADEFTTAKAAILGRF
- a CDS encoding acetate uptake transporter, with product MDNGVSAGSTASTSTLGHIALGLTLLAFGIGNTGIIDGVTVANSVSLATFLGGLALFVLGILEYRGGNGFNGTAFAGIGAFWFTWANGADGKVSAHAAGLFLVLFAMLALTLTASASGGLFGQGVYGLFTLSLLLLAIGTFAESDGLAKAAGWVAALSGLLAWYGATAALASWPMAFGKGSRGAVAAS
- a CDS encoding universal stress protein; translation: MAGHEFSEPADRKRKRLADPESADLRAVEQPRHPCDPAFRHGVVVGFDGSTSSERALAYAIGMARRSGSGLIIVHVANRLPTTVWAGCEPPVFVDVPDHRTEVLGLELACADYLSEVPWILVERGGDICHELEEVGREYSADAIVVGSTHGIVGRIFGSVAGRLAKRAQRPVVVIP
- a CDS encoding beta-N-acetylhexosaminidase, which translates into the protein MRVPRRVLAALLALAAVPAAASCSSAARGDDARPGDEPPAALAPYERLLPAPVSARAEGPGYSFGPGTVIRTGIRRGLSDDEEVRRVGELLAEQLRGPSGLPLPVVDGAEGDGIRLRIDGSTGDAQDAAGEEGYRLESGPGGVTLTARTPAGLFHAGQTLRQLLPVSGPGTVPGGTVTDAPRFAYRGAMVDVARHFFTVEQVKRYVDQLAQYKVNTLHLHLTDDQGWRLAIDSWPRLAEYGGASEVGGGPGGHWTKDEYRDLVAYASERYVDVVPEIDMPGHVNAAQAAYAELNCDGKARERYTGIKVGFSSLCVGKERTYEFIDQVLGELAELTPGKYLHIGGDEAHSTPAADYAAFMDRAQAVVAEHGKTVVAWHQLATARPAPGAVLQYWGHDRTAAAEKAAVTAAAKAGSPVILSPADRLYLDMKYDKETKPGLAWAGYVPVRRAYDWDPGTYLPGLPESAVLGVEAPLWTETIATRGDWELMAFPRVLGLAELGWSPATTRDWTSYARRLSAQGPRLDAQDVTFYQAPDVPWS
- the glmS gene encoding glutamine--fructose-6-phosphate transaminase (isomerizing); its protein translation is MCGIVGYIGKRDVAPLLLEGLQRLEYRGYDSAGIVVNSPKAAALKVVKAKGRVRELESRVPKRFAGTTGIAHTRWATHGAPSDLNSHPHLDADNKVAVVHNGIVDNASELRSKLEADGVVFLSETDTEVLVHLIAGAQAETLEEKVREALKVVEGTYGIAVMHADFPDRIVVARNGSPVVLGIGEKEMFVASDIAALVAHTRQIVTLDDGEMATLKADDFRTYTTSGTTTTATPETVEWEAASYDMGGHDTYMHKEISEQADAVDRVLRGRIDDRFSTVHLGGLNLDPREARGIRRVKILGCGTSYHAGMIGAGLIESLARIPADAEPASEFRYRNPVVDPDTLYIAVSQSGETYDVLAAVQELKRKGARVLGVVNVVGSAIARAADGGVYVHAGPEVCVVSTKCFTNTVVAFALLAVHLGRIRDLSVTDGKRIIDGLRKLPAQIQEILDGEEDIKKLAAEYAEAKSMMFIGRVRGYPVALEASLKLKEISYIHAEAYPASELKHGPLALIEPSLPTVAIVPDDDLLEKNRAALEEIKARSGRILAVAHTKQEKADHTILVPKNEDELDPILMGIPLQLLAYHTALAMGRDIDKPRNLAKSVTVE